The Terriglobales bacterium genome window below encodes:
- a CDS encoding NADH-quinone oxidoreductase subunit I produces MGLKKVFDKVFLVDLIKGLKVTFRYQHPKEVYTEQYPLQRPQVAERYRGAPRLNVNPDTGETLCIACDLCAVACPEHLIIVSAERNPNTRRKELTTFTYDTSRCMFCGLCEDACPTDCLELTQDFELASYTREGAIWDRQTLEQGPQPVKYER; encoded by the coding sequence GTGGGGCTTAAGAAAGTATTCGACAAAGTTTTTCTCGTGGATCTCATTAAAGGGCTGAAGGTAACGTTTCGTTACCAGCACCCCAAAGAGGTCTATACCGAGCAATATCCGCTGCAGCGGCCGCAGGTCGCAGAGCGCTATCGTGGCGCGCCTCGGCTCAACGTCAATCCCGACACCGGCGAGACCCTGTGCATCGCCTGTGATCTGTGCGCGGTCGCTTGTCCCGAGCACCTGATCATTGTGTCCGCCGAACGCAACCCGAACACGCGCCGCAAGGAACTCACCACGTTTACCTACGACACCAGCCGCTGCATGTTCTGCGGCCTGTGCGAAGACGCATGCCCGACCGACTGCCTCGAGCTGACACAGGATTTCGAACTGGCCAGCTACACCCGCGAGGGCGCCATCTGGGACCGCCAAACCCTGGAACAGGGCCCGCAGCCGGTCAAGTACGAGAGGTAG